A window of the Oncorhynchus kisutch isolate 150728-3 linkage group LG12, Okis_V2, whole genome shotgun sequence genome harbors these coding sequences:
- the LOC116376492 gene encoding ras-related protein Rab-15: MAKQYDVLFRLLLLGDSGVGKTCLLCRFTDNEFHPSHISTIGVDFKMKTLEIDGIKVRIQIWDTAGQERYQTITKQYYRRAQGIFLVYDITSERSFQHIMKWASDVDEYAPDNIQRILIGNKSDEEEKRQVATEQGNKLAKDYGMDFFETSAFTNHNITESFTRLAEQVLSANKKDLDLLRASVTDELNLTALEEEEGITDGAAASQKSCWC, from the exons ATGGCTAAGCAGTATGATGTGCTCTTCCGACTCCTGCTTCTCGGTGATTCGGGGGTTGGGAAAACATGTTTATTATGCAGATTCACGGACAACGAATTTCACCCGTCTCACATCTCCACAATCG GAGTCGATTTTAAAATGAAGACACTGGAGATAGATGGCATCAAAGTTAGGATACAGATATG GGACACAGCAGGACAGGAGAGATATCAGACCATCACTAAGCAGTACTACAGACGAGCACAG GGAATCTTCCTGGTTTACGACATCACAAGTGAGCGATCCTTCCAGCACATCATGAAGTGGGCCAGCGATGTGGACGAG tatgcTCCTGATAACATCCAGAGGATCCTCATAGGGAACAAGTCAGACGAGGAGGAGAAGAGGCAGGTAGCTACAGAACAGGGCAACAAGCTGGCCAAGGATTATGGGATGGACTTCTTTGAGACAAGTGCCTTCACCAACCATAACATAACAGAG TCCTTCACGCGATTGGCTGAGCAGGTCCTGTCGGCCAATAAGAAGGACCTGGACCTCCTGAGGGCGTCGGTCACAGACGAGCTCAACCTCACcgccctggaggaggaggagggcatcACAGACGGGGCCGCCGCCTCACAGAAGAGCTGCTGGTGTTaa